From Seriola aureovittata isolate HTS-2021-v1 ecotype China chromosome 16, ASM2101889v1, whole genome shotgun sequence, one genomic window encodes:
- the lrrc3b gene encoding leucine-rich repeat-containing protein 3B, which produces MTLLDLWLSRSLPMCLLLQSLVLMALCFPSASMCPKGCICQRDPHLHGINVTCSQSRLKEIPPSLPVDTVLLRLDHNQIGAVPDQTFHGLRLLRELNLSYNAVETLGEAAFSGIEATLQVLDLSHNRITSVHKDAFARLKARVIVDDNPWHCDCALQQAISGMAHNHDAAARVLCRSSEVRDQEGRPFLAVDTDLCNLAKRTTDYAMLVTMFGWFAMVISYVVYYVRQNQEDARRHLEYLKSLPSKPKKPDEADDISTVV; this is translated from the coding sequence ATGACTCTGCTGGACCTGTGGCTGTCACGCTCCCTCCCCATGTGCCTGCTCCTTCAGAGCCTTGTCCTCATGGCCTTGTGCTTCCCCTCGGCCAGCATGTGTCCAAAGGGCTGCATCTGCCAACGTGACCCCCACCTCCACGGCATCAACGTTACCTGCAGTCAGTCCCGCCTCAAAGAGATCCCCCCCAGCCTCCCGGTCGACACCGTCCTGTTGAGGCTGGATCACAACCAGATCGGAGCCGTGCCCGATCAAACCTTCCACGGACTTCGGCTTTTGAGGGAGCTTAACCTTTCGTACAACGCTGTGGAGACTTTAGGGGAAGCAGCCTTCAGTGGCATAGAGGCGACTTTACAGGTGCTGGACCTCTCCCACAACCGTATCACAAGCGTACACAAGGATGCTTTCGCTCGGCTCAAGGCCCGCGTCATCGTGGACGACAACCCGTGGCATTGTGACTGTGCTCTCCAGCAGGCCATCAGCGGAATGGCCCACAACCACGACGCCGCCGCCCGCGTGCTCTGCAGGAGCTCAGAGGTTCGTGACCAGGAGGGAAGACCTTTCTTGGCAGTGGACACTGACCTCTGTAACCTTGCCAAAAGGACCACAGACTACGCCATGTTGGTGACCATGTTTGGCTGGTTTGCCATGGTCATTTCATATGTGGTGTATTACGTCCGACAGAACCAGGAGGACGCCCGGCGCCACCTGGAGTACCTCAAATCTCTCCCGAGCAAGCCCAAGAAACCTGACGAAGCCGACGACATCAGCACTGTTGTCTGA